Proteins found in one Synechococcus sp. UW179A genomic segment:
- a CDS encoding MarC family protein, with protein sequence MDPNSFQHYATRLLAIGNSVSALGAFLMLTQGIPRKKVNHLILISSIACLVTLILFLLVGTRILDFFGISVGAFQITGGLILGRIGLGMLDSKSDSTSDQNDNDVKNQKQDLSDTEFYSAAVVPLAIPLTVGGATLSAVVLFADTAARTGTFFDLLAAIIVLVVVNYLIFRFSSKIMTLLGSMGMEIFIKVMGLFMLSIGIQFLAQGIGYFYLKYRDVSVAVLGW encoded by the coding sequence ATGGATCCAAATTCGTTCCAACATTATGCGACGCGTTTACTTGCCATTGGCAATAGCGTCTCAGCCCTGGGTGCATTTTTAATGCTAACTCAGGGGATTCCTCGTAAAAAAGTTAATCATCTAATCTTGATCAGTAGCATTGCATGTTTAGTCACACTTATTCTCTTCTTACTTGTTGGAACACGAATTCTTGATTTTTTCGGGATCTCCGTCGGTGCATTTCAGATCACAGGTGGATTAATCCTAGGTCGTATTGGACTTGGGATGCTGGACTCTAAATCTGATAGTACATCTGATCAAAATGATAATGATGTCAAAAATCAAAAACAAGATCTGAGCGACACAGAATTTTATTCAGCTGCTGTAGTTCCACTCGCAATCCCACTGACAGTGGGAGGTGCGACACTTTCAGCCGTTGTTCTCTTTGCGGATACTGCCGCCCGCACAGGCACATTTTTTGATTTACTTGCAGCGATTATTGTCTTAGTAGTTGTTAACTATCTAATATTTAGATTCAGCAGCAAAATCATGACCCTACTCGGCTCAATGGGTATGGAAATTTTCATCAAAGTCATGGGGCTATTTATGCTATCAATAGGCATTCAGTTCCTAGCCCAAGGAATTGGATATTTTTACTTGAAATATCGAGACGTATCAGTTGCCGTGCTTGGATGGTAA
- a CDS encoding glutamate decarboxylase has product MENSKPKLDLETNLGHRLDQRKMKGLELPRYELSKAGIQGDLAYRLIHDHLMLDGNAMLNLATFVGTWMEPEALNLMRECVDKNMIDKDEYPQTAELENRCIRMLARLWHAPDPDQAIGTSTTGSSEACMLGGMVLRWHWRQRRKKQGLDDTQPNLVMGTNTQICWDKFCAYFDVEPRMVPISKNHLQMTAEGAIAACDENTIGVVGVLGSTFDGSYEPIKAIQEGLDLVQQEKGLDIPIHVDGASGAFVAPFNSPSLLWDFQLPRVKSINTSGHKYGGVVPGVGWVLWREQADLPEELRFNVNYLGGQMPTIGMNFSRPGAQIVGQYFNFIHLGHEGYCQRMASLESTASYIADSIEAMGTMKLLSHPKGQLPVFAVAVSETVTKWTVFQMSDRLRMRGWQVPAYTMPANCEDLAVLRFVIRAGFTRDMADLLLQDIRNAIEWFEKLNLPMPDPNPEHKPFHH; this is encoded by the coding sequence ATGGAGAACTCAAAGCCAAAACTGGACCTAGAGACAAATCTTGGACATCGACTCGATCAACGGAAGATGAAAGGGCTCGAATTACCGCGATATGAGCTATCAAAAGCCGGAATTCAAGGGGATCTGGCCTATCGGCTGATACACGACCATCTAATGCTTGACGGCAATGCAATGCTCAACCTTGCCACATTTGTAGGCACGTGGATGGAGCCTGAAGCTCTGAATCTAATGCGCGAGTGTGTTGATAAAAACATGATTGATAAAGACGAATATCCACAAACCGCCGAACTGGAGAATCGTTGCATACGCATGCTTGCAAGGCTCTGGCATGCTCCTGATCCTGATCAGGCAATCGGCACATCAACCACGGGATCAAGTGAAGCCTGCATGCTTGGCGGAATGGTGCTGCGGTGGCATTGGCGACAACGTCGTAAAAAACAGGGATTGGACGACACTCAGCCCAATCTTGTGATGGGAACCAATACCCAGATCTGTTGGGATAAGTTCTGCGCCTATTTCGATGTCGAGCCTCGAATGGTGCCAATTTCCAAGAATCATCTGCAAATGACAGCTGAGGGGGCAATTGCTGCATGCGATGAAAATACAATTGGCGTCGTAGGCGTGCTTGGTAGCACCTTTGACGGCAGCTACGAACCGATTAAGGCAATCCAGGAAGGGCTTGACCTTGTACAGCAAGAAAAAGGGCTTGATATTCCCATTCATGTCGATGGCGCATCTGGCGCTTTTGTCGCACCATTCAACAGTCCAAGTCTACTCTGGGATTTTCAACTTCCTCGAGTCAAGTCAATAAATACGAGTGGGCATAAATATGGTGGGGTCGTACCAGGAGTTGGCTGGGTACTCTGGCGTGAACAAGCTGATTTGCCGGAAGAACTTCGCTTTAACGTTAATTATCTGGGGGGGCAAATGCCTACGATCGGGATGAATTTCTCACGACCGGGAGCACAAATTGTTGGTCAGTACTTTAACTTTATCCATCTTGGTCACGAGGGATACTGCCAGCGGATGGCTTCGCTTGAAAGTACAGCTTCTTACATTGCTGACTCGATTGAAGCCATGGGAACGATGAAACTTTTAAGCCATCCAAAAGGCCAGCTTCCCGTTTTCGCTGTTGCAGTCTCTGAAACAGTCACCAAGTGGACCGTATTCCAGATGTCAGATCGATTACGAATGCGTGGATGGCAAGTACCTGCATACACAATGCCAGCCAATTGCGAAGATCTAGCCGTTCTACGTTTTGTGATTCGAGCCGGTTTCACAAGAGACATGGCTGACCTATTACTTCAAGATATTCGAAATGCAATCGAATGGTTCGAGAAACTGAATCTTCCTATGCCTGACCCAAATCCAGAGCATAAACCATTCCATCATTGA